GGAGTGTTGGGTTGAGGAAAGGTTGAATATTGAGTGTTAAGGGAATGTCAAGGTTATGAGAGGATGAAGCTTGGATTATGTTGTGTTAGGTTGAGGAAAGGTTGGATATTGAGTGTTAGGTTGAGGAAAGGTTGGATATTGAGTGTTCAGTTAAGGGAAGGTCAAGgtcaaaagaggaggaagcttGGATTATGTTGTGTTAGGTTAAGCAAAGGTTGGTTACAGAATGTCCAGTTAAGGGAATGTCAAGGTTACGAGAGAATGAAGGTTGGATTATGTTGTGTGAGGCTGAGAAAAGGTTAGTTATGGATTATTAGACTGAGAGTTGGAGGAAGACTAAGtgtgttttgaaagtttaaagAGGAAGGTATATTAATTTGAAGGATTTAATAGGATTGTGGGTGTTTGAGAGGTTTAGAAAAGATATTTCTTTACAATTATTGCTCCAGCTCTCTTTGCTAAGAAATTACCCTGACTCCAACAAACTTGTGGACTTGTGAGAATGTGAGGTTTTGGGTGGGGAACACAAACCTatacctaatgtaacctaacctaatgtaactggAGCCAAATGTAAACTTTTAATGCCACACCAAGGTACTGTAGTGACGTAAATTTAGGGAAGGTGCCGTACAAGCTGTGACAAAACATAGTGATTAAAATGTTTGTTTAGAAGATGTTAGTGAAAGACGATGCCTCACAGGATCTGAAATGGATGTTGGTCTTGGTATTGAATGCTGGTGAGTCCAAAACCTTACAAATCCCTGCGGTGACTCACTGTTGGTGTCGAAGAGTCTCCAGGTGCCGTCCTTGGAGACAGACACCATGCGGGTGGAGTCGCTGTTGATGCTGCAGCTGTAGATGCCTGCCTTGTGCCCCGTCAGGTCAAAGGCGCGCTTGATGCCCTCAAAGTTGCCAGTCTTGCCAAACTTGACCTCCCACACCTTGACATCTGGGGTGAAGCCTGCCGGGTTGGGTCACAGAGTCAGGCCAGGGCAGTGGTGTGTTAGTATGTTGTTTATATTCCACACTGAAGGGAAGCTAAATGTGGGATGATGTCGGGTCATGGCAGGTCAGTTTGTTTACTGGTTTGGTTTGTATTATGAAAGTGATTTGTCTTAAGTTATATAAAGCTTTAGAATAAGAATTATAATATGATGagattggttctctctctctctctctctctctctctctctctctctctctctctctctctctctctctctctctctctctctctctctctctctctctctctctctctctctctctctctctctctctctctctctctctctctctctctctctctctctctctctctctctctctctctctctctctctctctctctctctctctctctctctctctctctctctctctctctctctctctctctctctctctctctctctctctctctctctctctctctctctctctctctctctctctctctctctctctctctctctctctctctctctctctctctctctctctctctctctctctctctctctctctctgatatgctgaaagagaaaacaaaaagatagtTTCTGTTAAAGACCGAAGGGAAAAGTTTAATTCATTACAACTATTTTCTATAGTTAACTTTAGGTCAAAATTCTCCACTTTTTTCTGAGTGAcgacaataaaacaaataaataaataaaaccttacCATTTCTTGACCATGacatcaataccaccaccaccaccaccacaccacacactcagaGGCAGAAACACAGTCACATTTGTACAAAGACTACCACCAGGGGGCCTCACAAtttgttgcagcttccctctGTCATATTCTCACCAGTCGTGGCTACAAAGCGGCCACAGGGGGACAGGGTGGCAGAGTAGGTGTCGCCGTGCCTGGTGTCCCACCATCTCCATCACCTCGCCGCGCAGACTCCAGATGATGAgctggtttttgttgttgcagGACATAATAAACTTCCCCGTCACGGCCACATCCAATGCGATTACGTCTGCCTCCCTGTCATGCTGTGGGGGTGAGGGTGTTAGGTGAGGGTTACAGTGAAGCAaacatagatacacacacacacacacacacacacacacacacacacacacacacacacacacacacacacacacacacacacacacacacacacacacacacacacatatataccaAGCTTATTGGAAACACTGTATGAGGAGAGGCTATCAAAACTGGAACTGATAATGCACGaacaaagaggggaaggaggagacgaTAGCAATGTATGGAATCATGAAGTATATTGAGGTGGTGGATAGAAAAGACCTAATGAAGTGGGGCATGAGAGAtgcaagaggacatggaaggaagataaaaaaaatagtcacaaaaggaatatgaaaatgaacaaCTTTCCCACAGAGTAGTAGATGTATGGAATATATGGATGAGAAAGTAGTGTGTGCAGAGACAATACATAAATTTAAGGCCTTGTTATACACCATGAGATACAAAGACAGGACAGGGACAGCACAGGCAAAGCTCCCCTTCTGTACATTACAACcaggtacacacaaacacacacacacacacacacacacacacacacacacacacacacacacacacacacacacacacacacacacacacacacacacacacacacacacacacacacacacacacaggtggaggaggtggaccagAGTGACTTGATGGTTTGGGACACaagacactagaggacatggaaagatgctgaagaggagtgcttgtagaagaggcaacaaaaaaaaaaaatagtttcccatatagaagtagtGACATATGGAACACTCTGGATAAGGGAACAGTAAATGCAagaagtatacatggattcaaggctaagatGAATATTAAAAGATAGGGGGATAGGACAGCACAATTAAGTAGACAGTGATAATCAacttgtaccaccaccaccatcaccacttctacaacacacacacacctgggggaAGGTCATGGACACCTGGGGGCTGCCTGGGGAACCATCGGGCCTCTTGGTGAGCTTGTACACCTCTATCGTGTTGCCGGCTGACTTATGAATGATGACAGCCTTCCCATCGGGGCTCCAGCACACCTTGGTCGCGAAGTCAAATTCTATGTTCCCTCGGATGCTCTTGTGCTCCTTGTGGTTGAAGTCCTTTGTGGTCCAGATCTGCACTGTGCGGTCtgttggggagaggaggggtgagTGACAGTGTGTGGGGGGTGTTCTCGTGATCTCAGCCTGAAAAGACGTTATactctgtctctgtttccttGTAGTGATGGATGTGTGGGTGTTATTGTAATCTTTGTCTGAAATAATGTTGATCTcatatttatataaaattatTGTGCCTTTTAAAAATCTatcgttatatatatttttctttatgataacttgttgatttttttttccagtttaagaaaagttaattataaaAAATCTAGTGAATTATCAGTATTACTATTTTGATGTGTCCTTGCGGtgatggaggtgtgtgtgtgtgtgtgtgtgtgtgtgtgtgtgtgtgtgtgtgtgtgtgtgtgtgtgtgtgtgtgtgtgtgtgtgttcttgtgatGTCAGCCTGAACAGATATCAATGTtatgttttctgtttgtgtctCCTTGTAGTGATGGGAGTGTGGGTGTTCTTTTGATTTTAGCCTGAAAAGATGTCAtattctgtctttgtgtgtccttgtagtgatgtgtgtgggtgtattcTTGTGACCTCAGCCAGAAATGTCATTtatctcctattctctctttgtGCGTCATTGCAGTTTTAGCAAGGAAACACATTATCAATTTTCTATTCTGTTTTTATATTCATgcagtttctttgtttttctggcCATGCAATATTAGCTGAAGgcaaaacaaatttttttctgcaattttaGCCTAAAAGGACATCAATCTCAcatcctttctgtttttctatgtttGCAATTTTATCctgaaaaaatgtaaatttccCTTTTTCTATTCTCTGTGTCTACAATTTTAGTCTCaagtttcctgttttctctgtcATTCTTCTAAAGCTATTAGGGGGATTTTCAGAGTTTAAtttcactatcattattttctccttgaACTTTCTTTGGTCTAAGGATTGGAGTAGGTGCAGGGCAGGGAATGGTCGCTATATgggccttgctgtgggtgtgtggggccAGCTGCTGGGGTGTGGTAGGGTGGTCCATGAACCTGTCCCTTCTCAtcaggggctgacagggttaacaattgtgtgtgtgtgtgtgtgtgtgtgtgtgatttacctacgatcgtctgctggtcacccagccagcagttcccctacagaaagagctcggagctcatagtgaccgatctttgggtaggactgagaccacttactcaccacacaccaggagAGTGAGGTCACAACCCATTGGGTTACAtctcgtacctacttgctgctaggtgaacggGCTACACATAGTGCTTACACATTGAGGCTTGCCTATTTGCCTTGCTGCACCCGGGAtttgaacccgggccttcttggatGTGAGCTGAGCGTGCTAACCGCTACactatgttgtgtgtgtgtgtgtgtgtgtgtgtgtgtgtgtgtgtgtggtgctttgtctgggttGCCCCaagtgggattgccagcctggtataggGATAAATATTAGCAGTTTCTCTTCATCCACATTCATATTAAGCCAGTGAAGAATGAAAGGggaatgaaagacaaagaaagtattaaacattttttatttaaggAATGGCAATACTATACAGACGAACAAACATACACGCATGCCACCACTGCATTGCTAGCTCTCACTCGTGTGTTCATCTTTATTCACACATGAATGACAATACTGTTCAAGGGTATCAATGTTTGTATACTGCTTTGCAAATACTGTCATTCAACATTGTAATAAGTCGTCTGGAAACTTCCCTActcttgtcactttttttttattaagaattGTACTTTTAAATtctattgttttatatatattttctttatggtaacttttatttatttagttttttttgagctgcttaaattaataagaagaaagttaaTTACAATAAAATCTAATgaattattgatattttttttataatttaatttttttatagcTTTGTAAAATGTCAATCACATCTTTAAAATCTTGGGAATCTAATACATTATCAACCATCTGTTTAAGCACAGTTTGATCTATGTTAAAAGATCTAaggcattattaatattactgatTTTCTTTACATACAATTTCCTCAGTTATATCCGAGTTAAAATCCAAGCAAttattttctccattatttACTTTGTTCCATTCAAAGTTACACTCTGAACCAAACAACCACCTTTGCAATAATACCTTCAATAATACCTAAGCAAAAGAATGCAAGTTATTTTgtatctttccctccatctgaAGTATGCCTAATTTTACTTTCCATGGTCCATCTAAAGCtgcacaaaaaaattaaaacatcaAAACCCTTCTTGTACTAAAGTgtaaataaaacagagagagagagagagagagagagagagagagagagagagagagagagagagagagagagagagagagagagagagagagagagagagaaacatcattCCACAGTATCTACATTTGAGTGAGTTTGTTGACCTTACCATTCTAAACAAAGTGACTAAGAACCTCACTAGTAAAACCATCATTACTTAAAACTTAAACCCCTCCATTCGTGAGCTGCCTcttgtactacacacacacgcacgcacgcacacacacacacacacaaagtacataAAACACGACACATAAATAACAGAAGGACACGAGGACACacgtataaaaatataaaacttgCAAATGCTGTGTAAGGACACGAGTTTGTGAACGATAAGACAGTGCAATGATTGGGCAGTGAACTCATGTACTAACCACTACACCTGGCTGctaaccgactgactgactgattgaccaaatgactgactgatgaacTGATCTACTGACTGACAGGTATAATTGATTGACTCTGACTGGTAAACAAATTGAtctattgactgattgactgacaaatgagtttactgactgactggtatGACCaattgacttactgactgatgAAGTGACTGACAAATTGAAAACTCATATACTACACTGATTAACAAATATATTGACAcacattgactgactgaaaagtGATTTACCTGACTAGTAAACTGCCAAATcaacaaactgactgactgatgaactAAGTGATCAACCAATCGAGTGACAAGCTGACCAACTGACTGGCAAACTGCCCAGCTAACAATAAACTGACTAACTAGCTTGCCAACTAACCAagcaactgactgactgactgacttgtgTTCTCGATAATTGTTGGAAATAAGTCACTAAAAAATGCAGGAGTTAAAATGATttgtggaagtagtagtagtagtagtagtagtagtgcccaACCCACCTAACGTCTTTTTAAACCCTGATCCATTAAAACCTCCACCAATATCAACCTCACCCATTACCTGCCCCCCCCTTGCCCCACCAACCCCAATACCAGCTGGCAACCACATCAACTGAATTGAATGtgtattcttacacacacacacacacacacacacacacacacacacacaactacaataacaaataagaatgtaaaattattcttattttctccatcatacacatgcacatacaacaacaaataaaaatgtaaaatagcttctttcatatcacacacacacacacacacacacacacacacacacacacacagttgataaaatacacaataaaatatacaaataaaatgtttttcacacatacatacattgagagaaaaatagttgataattatttttctcactCACACATTCAGATTTACTTAAAAATCTTTGCTCTTTCATCACATGCATACAATTTTTAcaagacacaaaaacaaacactaaGAAACACTCATTCTCACATCACATACACtcattcacaaacacacatcacATACACATtcacaaacactaaaaaatccTACTtatctcatcacacacacacacatgcagtaaAAAACCATCATCTCATTCCAACAGGACAAATGAACACTATACAAACGCAAACTGAAGTATTAGAATATCACAAAGGTTACGTTGTGAAGGAGCAACGCCTCGCCTCACGCCTCCCTTCACTTAGGCACAGCACAAGAGATCTGCCTTCAGTCACGCTACCCACTACCGTTGCCAAACAAGGCTGCCAACTTTGCCGTCAAAAAACCCAGTCGGAATGCAACTCTATCACAGCGGCAATACTTCAGGGTGTTACGTCGACGCCACGCAATGGTCTTGTTATTGTGTGTTCGGGTGTGGTGGTCTGCGGTCTGATCCACCAGCCATCGCCATCTCCTCTGGGTGAAAGGTTTGCTGCTCACTCACAACCGCTACTCAGGGTTCCTCTCTAAGTGTTCCCAGACACTACACAAGCTGCCACGACTCCCTTAAGcgtaaaaacataaataacgtCGTCAAGCATCACGGGACAACACattcacgcactcactcactctcgtgtaatctctcactcactttgGTTAAAATAATTTACTTAAGTTGTACCAGATCGATCCCTTTACCTCGCCACATTAACTGCACCCCGGCCTTTGCCCGGGGCGGCAGACACCACCCACCCCACCAGACAGTGAGCCCCACACCGCACCACACAGCAGCGTTGAGCAAGTGAGCTACGAGGCGCGGCGCCTCCCTAGAGCAGCTGCAGCACAAGTAAGGCACACACTGTGTTATGATCTGCTAGAGCAGTCCCAGAGCTGTAACACTCACCATGCTACAACAGCACTGGTATCacaagcacaacacacacacacacacacacacacacacacacacacacacacacacacagcctataTGTTCCTGAGTGCCAGTGGTAGTGGCGCAACCTTGGGCACTCTGTGAGATTCCAGGAAATGGCTGAGAACAAGGTCCAGCACTACGGTGGCATCCTCCACACTGTCATGGCCACCAGCTGTCTGTGCCTGGATGTCCCGGCCCAGGTACTTCTTGGCCAGGCTCTTGAGGGACTGCTTGGTGGGCAGGCCAGGCATAGCCAGGCCCTGTGGTGCCTTGAACAGCAGTGCCGTGTCCACCACGCTGTCGTGCACCAGTCTGAGGGCTGCCAGGTCCCCCTCCAGGCTGTGGCCTACCAGCACGGTGCTGGCAGTCACCAGGGCCAGCACCCGCTCCCGTGCCTCAGCAAAGGTCACAGCGGCTGCCATGTGCGCCTCCGTGATGCCGGAGAACTGCGTGTTGTAGTCAAAGATGCGCCCCTTGGGTCGCACGTAGGCATCCAGCACTACAAGGCCCGACACGGCCACCAGCGTCACCCGGGCCAGCTCGAAGCCCTCCGAGGTGTACACCATCTCACAATCCAGGCCCAGCACCCGGGTGGGGCcagggcgtggcgtggcgtaACCCTCCAGCGGCCCATTGAGGCCGCAGCGCAGGCTGTGGTACACGTGCATGGGGGCAGCTGTGCAGCCCGCCACACCCTTCAGCTTGCCGCAGCACTGGTAGCGCAGCTGGCTGTCCTGGCGCAGTGCCACCTTGCGGGGGTGGTGCAGGCATGGCCGACACCCATTGTCCCCCAGGCTGAAGGTCTGGCGGCACCGCTTGCACCGCTCCACGCGCTGCAGCACGGCGCAAGGCCCTTCACCATGCAGTGCTGACTCCACACCGCAGCCGCACCAGTCCCGGCCGTCTGCCTCGCCCTCCTTGCTGTCGGAACTGATGCCGGAGGAAGCATCCTGTGCGTCGCCGTCATCGGGGCAGCAGTCGCCACCGCTGTGCTCTGTCAGCGACTCCGGCTCAGAGTAATCTGAGGTGTGgccgt
The DNA window shown above is from Scylla paramamosain isolate STU-SP2022 chromosome 41, ASM3559412v1, whole genome shotgun sequence and carries:
- the LOC135092965 gene encoding LOW QUALITY PROTEIN: uncharacterized protein LOC135092965 (The sequence of the model RefSeq protein was modified relative to this genomic sequence to represent the inferred CDS: deleted 1 base in 1 codon), yielding MTGIDLDIITINPLVIPPGLAASQTTARYLPPPTPAYSLQYIVSVGIDLGIVIVLPFQPAIPSTPGGDWPTRGCDVTLAMAGESTHAAPLPTMFFISLVIAATVIVLLWLIKRAKDQGNDTREKGAQKKKQAESSTSKQITSKGGKKKQKQEQQQTAAWRKPNTVQFTHPELLTNLKGHTGALTSGAFSSTGKHFITAADVVSGCHFDPGGGGSREEVEGRQGCFPLPLLEDTASSSSSSSSGSLDEIDTSSVSSSSHLAASASPSDAEEAGSTKMSRRQRKNKNKSKKAKSGKAEQQGSTTAASTSALFERLAKTEQEVHALLLPLCCGVEERVLNGYPFPSGSGVHVFRPSGYTTLAAVLGGAGAQALLAGETQAASHPSLVEEDGHTSDYSEPESLTEHSGGDCCPDDGDAQDASSGISSDSKEGEADGRDWCGCGVESALHGEGPCAVLQRVERCKRCRQTFSLGDNGCRPCLHHPRKVALRQDSQLRYQCCGKLKGVAGCTAAPMHVYHSLRCGLNGPLEGYATPRPGPTRVLGLDCEMVYTSEGFELARVTLVAVSGLVVLDAYVRPKGRIFDYNTQFSGITEAHMAAAVTFAEARERVLALVTASTVLVGHSLEGDLAALRLVHDSVVDTALLFKAPQGLAMPGLPTKQSLKSLAKKYLGRDIQAQTAGGHDSVEDATVVLDLVLSHFLESHRVPKVAPLPLALRNIYCSREAPRLVAHLLNAAVWCGVGLTVWWGGWCLPPRAKAGQQVGTRCNPMGCDLTLLVCDRTVQIWTTKDFNHKEHKSIRGNIEFDFATKVCWSPDGKAVIIHKSAGNTIEVYKLTKRPDGSPGSPQVSMTFPQHDREADVIALDVAVTGKFIMSCNNKNQLIIWSLRGEVMEMVDTRHGDTYSATLSPCGRFVATTGFTPDVKVWEVKFGKTGNFEGIKRAFDLTGHKAGIYSCSINSDSTRMVSVSKDGTWRLFDTNIEYQKGQLVYLLKSGPYEKKQQPALIRLSPDGRTIVIASAASLTFFSATTGEVLNTIADIYAGNIVDLLFDPESKLLLTLGDRHVRVFHNVAGYHATIQDLEQSHRKATSAAMRDRINQQVREAKKALEMIQKVTRVKTK